A genomic segment from Clostridium pasteurianum BC1 encodes:
- a CDS encoding ketopantoate reductase family protein translates to MGKIKNISLIGLGAIGCAYGSKLYDMNPEAVKVIAGGERAKKYRENGFFINGKKYDFQYVTPEEKCEPADLIIVAVKSNQLHKAIEDITNHVGENTIILSLLNGITSEEIIGSTFGMDKILYSLCVAIDANRDKNNINFSSYGNITFGEKSNTNYSQRVMAVKELFEKASIPYVIPEDMMHALWWKFMINVGINQCSAVLKAKYGVFQTNIEARNLMDSTMMEVVKLSEKTGVNLNKDDIKKWYEVLYNMNPNSRTSMLQDIESGRKTEVDIFAGTVCELGNKYKLDTPVNRTLYNIIKVIENKEN, encoded by the coding sequence ATGGGGAAAATAAAAAACATATCATTGATAGGATTAGGAGCTATTGGCTGTGCTTATGGCAGCAAGCTATATGACATGAATCCTGAGGCTGTAAAAGTTATAGCAGGTGGTGAAAGGGCAAAAAAATATAGAGAAAATGGATTTTTTATTAATGGTAAAAAATACGATTTTCAATATGTAACCCCAGAAGAAAAGTGTGAGCCAGCAGATTTAATTATAGTAGCTGTAAAGTCAAACCAGTTACATAAGGCCATAGAAGATATTACAAATCATGTGGGTGAAAATACTATTATTTTATCATTATTAAATGGAATCACCAGTGAAGAGATAATTGGCAGCACCTTTGGAATGGATAAAATATTATATTCACTATGTGTTGCTATTGATGCTAATCGCGATAAAAATAATATCAATTTCTCCAGTTACGGAAATATAACCTTTGGAGAAAAAAGTAATACTAATTATTCACAAAGAGTTATGGCAGTAAAAGAACTTTTTGAAAAAGCTAGTATACCCTATGTAATTCCAGAAGATATGATGCACGCTCTATGGTGGAAATTTATGATTAATGTTGGTATAAATCAATGTTCAGCAGTATTAAAGGCTAAATATGGTGTTTTTCAAACTAACATTGAAGCAAGAAATCTTATGGATTCAACCATGATGGAAGTAGTAAAATTATCAGAGAAAACAGGTGTAAATTTAAATAAGGATGATATTAAAAAGTGGTATGAAGTATTATATAATATGAATCCAAACAGCAGAACTTCAATGCTTCAGGATATTGAAAGCGGAAGGAAAACAGAAGTAGATATATTTGCAGGTACGGTATGTGAACTTGGAAATAAATATAAACTGGATACTCCTGTAAATAGAACATTGTATAATATAATAAAGGTAATTGAAAATAAAGAAAATTAA
- the murB gene encoding UDP-N-acetylmuramate dehydrogenase, with the protein MKHLNDFLIKLRRIIDEKNIELNAKMKEHTSFKVGGPVDVLVTPIDYNEIINIIKLCKDYKVPFYIIGNGSNLLVKDGGIRGVVIKLTKLDKISVDGEKINAQGGATIAGTSRVARDESLTGLEFACGIPGSIGGALAMNAGAYDGEMSMVVESSLVLDGHGNFLHLNKEQLELEYRMSAILKNNYVVLEVTFQLKKGDYKKIKNRIDELMQRRREKQPLEYASAGSTFKRPTGHFAGKLIQDSGLKGKSVGDAEVSMKHSGFIINKGNAKARDILDLIEIVQNTVKEKFNVELHPEVRIIGEEEDEKSN; encoded by the coding sequence ATGAAGCATTTAAATGATTTTTTGATTAAACTACGCAGAATAATAGATGAAAAAAACATAGAACTTAATGCTAAAATGAAAGAACATACTTCATTTAAAGTAGGCGGTCCTGTAGATGTACTTGTTACCCCTATTGATTATAATGAAATAATTAATATAATAAAATTATGCAAGGATTATAAGGTTCCTTTTTATATAATAGGCAATGGATCCAATTTATTAGTTAAGGATGGGGGTATTAGAGGAGTCGTAATTAAACTTACAAAATTAGATAAGATTTCTGTAGATGGTGAAAAAATAAATGCCCAGGGGGGCGCTACCATAGCAGGAACAAGTAGGGTGGCTAGAGATGAAAGTCTTACTGGATTAGAATTCGCCTGCGGAATTCCAGGAAGTATAGGTGGAGCTTTGGCTATGAATGCAGGTGCTTATGATGGAGAAATGTCTATGGTTGTAGAGAGTTCATTAGTATTAGATGGACATGGAAATTTTTTGCATTTAAATAAAGAACAATTGGAACTTGAATATAGAATGAGTGCCATATTAAAAAATAATTATGTAGTTTTAGAAGTTACTTTCCAACTTAAGAAAGGTGATTATAAAAAAATTAAAAATAGAATAGATGAACTTATGCAAAGAAGAAGAGAAAAGCAGCCCTTGGAGTATGCTTCAGCAGGAAGTACCTTTAAAAGACCAACTGGACATTTTGCAGGAAAACTTATTCAGGATAGTGGACTAAAGGGAAAATCAGTAGGAGATGCTGAAGTATCGATGAAACATTCTGGATTTATAATAAATAAAGGTAATGCTAAAGCAAGAGATATACTTGATTTAATAGAAATAGTACAGAATACTGTTAAAGAAAAATTTAATGTAGAGCTTCATCCAGAGGTAAGAATAATTGGAGAAGAGGAAGATGAAAAAAGCAATTGA
- the uvrC gene encoding excinuclease ABC subunit UvrC, producing the protein MFDFSYQLKLLPDKPGVYLMKNSLGEIIYVGKAKILKNRVRQYFQSSKNHSEKVKAMVKNIAEFEYIVTDSEIEALILECNLIKKYKPRYNILLKDDKHYPFIKITTNEDFPRIFVTRIIAKDGAKYFGPYVDVSAVYETMELIKKIFPIRTCKRVIKEKGDITRPCLNYHINLCTAPCAGFIDKEDYGKTVAEITNILNGKDSMVLRQLKVDMEKASEELEFEKAAALRDKIAALEKIREKQKIMTGSFENEDFINLDSDEMDSCVNIFFLRNGKIVGREHFMLENTSGENKAVIISQFIKEFYGGTAFVPKTIYVPEILETELLEQWLTMKRGSKVELRIPQKGDKKNLLEMVKKNATATLDQFKLKLMQDKALHKETLKDLAHILNLEDLPHRIEAYDISNIQGVDSVGSMIVFENGKAKNSDYRRFKIKTVKGANDYDSMREILTRRFKRGLDEVKAIEEKNLALSAGKFCVFPDLILMDGGLGQINIALEVLRNLNIDIPVCGMVKDDKHNTRGLIYNNEELYLKKSSNVIHFITRIQDEVHRFAISYHRSLRDKRILHSILEDIPNIGAKRRKELLKKFGSIENIKKASYKELVDTDSIDTKAANSILDYFNKASSKND; encoded by the coding sequence ATGTTTGATTTCAGTTATCAGTTAAAGCTTTTGCCTGATAAGCCAGGAGTCTATCTTATGAAAAACTCTCTAGGTGAAATTATATATGTAGGTAAGGCTAAAATTTTAAAGAATAGAGTTAGACAGTATTTTCAAAGTTCAAAAAATCATTCTGAAAAGGTAAAGGCTATGGTAAAAAATATAGCTGAATTTGAATATATTGTTACAGACTCAGAAATAGAAGCTTTGATTTTGGAATGTAATCTTATAAAGAAATACAAACCAAGATATAATATTTTACTTAAGGATGATAAACACTATCCATTTATAAAAATAACTACAAATGAAGATTTTCCAAGAATATTTGTAACAAGAATTATTGCAAAGGATGGAGCAAAGTATTTTGGACCCTATGTAGATGTTTCGGCAGTATATGAAACTATGGAGCTTATAAAAAAGATATTTCCCATAAGAACCTGTAAAAGAGTTATAAAGGAGAAGGGTGATATCACAAGACCATGTCTAAATTATCATATAAATTTGTGCACTGCTCCTTGTGCAGGATTTATAGATAAAGAAGATTACGGTAAAACCGTAGCAGAAATTACTAATATTTTAAATGGTAAGGATAGTATGGTGCTTAGGCAGCTTAAAGTTGATATGGAGAAGGCTTCAGAAGAACTGGAATTTGAGAAAGCGGCTGCTTTGAGAGATAAAATTGCTGCTCTAGAGAAAATAAGAGAAAAACAGAAGATAATGACAGGAAGTTTTGAAAATGAGGATTTCATAAATCTGGACAGTGATGAAATGGATAGCTGCGTAAATATATTTTTTTTAAGAAATGGAAAGATAGTCGGAAGAGAGCATTTTATGCTTGAAAATACCTCTGGAGAAAACAAAGCGGTAATTATTTCACAGTTTATTAAAGAGTTCTATGGTGGAACGGCTTTTGTACCTAAAACTATATATGTACCAGAGATATTGGAAACAGAACTTTTAGAACAGTGGCTTACCATGAAAAGGGGATCAAAGGTGGAACTTAGAATTCCACAAAAGGGTGACAAAAAGAATTTGCTGGAGATGGTAAAGAAAAATGCCACTGCCACTCTGGATCAATTCAAGTTAAAGCTAATGCAAGATAAAGCACTACATAAAGAAACTTTAAAGGATTTAGCTCATATATTAAATCTTGAAGATTTACCGCATAGAATTGAAGCCTATGATATTTCTAATATTCAAGGAGTTGATTCTGTTGGTTCCATGATAGTGTTTGAAAATGGAAAAGCAAAAAATAGTGACTATAGACGTTTTAAAATTAAAACAGTTAAGGGTGCCAATGATTATGATAGTATGAGAGAAATTCTTACAAGAAGATTTAAAAGAGGCCTGGATGAAGTTAAAGCTATAGAAGAGAAAAATTTAGCATTAAGTGCAGGTAAATTTTGTGTTTTCCCTGATCTTATACTTATGGATGGTGGACTTGGACAAATTAATATAGCCTTAGAGGTTTTGAGAAATTTAAATATAGATATACCTGTCTGCGGTATGGTTAAGGATGATAAACACAATACAAGAGGACTCATATACAATAATGAAGAACTATACTTAAAGAAAAGCTCTAATGTAATACATTTTATCACAAGGATTCAAGATGAAGTTCACAGATTTGCTATAAGCTACCATAGAAGTCTTAGAGATAAAAGGATTCTTCACTCAATATTAGAGGATATACCAAATATAGGGGCTAAGAGAAGGAAGGAACTTCTAAAAAAATTTGGAAGTATTGAAAATATAAAGAAGGCTTCTTATAAGGAGTTAGTGGATACTGATTCAATTGATACAAAGGCAGCAAATAGTATATTAGATTATTTCAATAAGGCATCTTCGAAAAATGATTAG
- a CDS encoding metal-dependent hydrolase, whose translation MTGKTHAGVGAAVGIALSSEIPGKLSIMAIVVVVISALLPDIDHPKSIFNRYILPVKSKLVKIIVYGSIGLALIMFNTFYINIPELTVTGIVLVIVAFSSHRTGFTHSIVGMIILAFIANYMSSRYNHIYLVYYFIVGYSSHIIGDMFTNRGVPLFYPLKNKNIKFPFTFRVGSNNGKFIEDAIIIVSVLYIVYRLPMLLKLK comes from the coding sequence ATGACGGGAAAGACTCATGCAGGAGTGGGAGCAGCTGTGGGAATTGCATTGAGCAGTGAGATACCTGGCAAACTAAGTATAATGGCTATAGTAGTTGTAGTTATTTCTGCACTTTTGCCAGATATAGATCATCCTAAGAGCATATTTAATAGATATATACTGCCAGTAAAAAGTAAACTGGTAAAAATAATTGTATACGGAAGTATAGGATTGGCATTGATAATGTTTAATACATTTTATATAAATATACCCGAACTTACGGTGACTGGAATAGTACTAGTTATTGTTGCATTTTCATCGCATAGGACAGGATTTACACATAGTATAGTAGGTATGATAATATTAGCATTTATAGCAAATTATATGAGTTCAAGATATAATCATATATATTTAGTGTATTATTTTATTGTAGGATACAGCAGTCATATTATAGGTGATATGTTTACTAACAGAGGTGTTCCTCTGTTTTATCCTTTAAAGAATAAAAATATAAAATTTCCTTTTACATTTAGAGTTGGTTCAAATAATGGAAAGTTTATTGAAGACGCTATAATTATTGTTTCAGTTTTATATATAGTTTATAGGCTGCCAATGCTTTTGAAGCTAAAATAG
- a CDS encoding peptidoglycan D,D-transpeptidase FtsI family protein, which yields MNDISIGIKKVLFVFLLLFVVVISYVAYFEIYVAPKIVNNTDNKRLWAKRNEVLRGTIYDRNKVALTKSSRVNALTQNREYTGGAVFAHVLGYVNPSYGITGLEAKYDQYLMGANDLSISQYLQELIANKGSMKPEDKKGDDLITTLDSNVQKQAYNLLSNSGKRGAVVALNPKTGEILAMVSAPSFDPNDSALTKEWKSINSDKNRPLLNRAVSGLYPPGSTFKTVTAISALENINGVMNQTFNDTGGLRFNSKYVLSNFNGEVLGNLSFKDAYVHSSNQVFGTIGLNLGNNKLKKTAEDFYFNKDIPSDGIVIDKSRFPTFASNEQGNIAQSAIGQSQDLATPMQMALIASTIANNGVMMKPHLVNSVISSTGNTIMTYNPESIGTITTPQVAATMKEFMRGVVTDGTGVNADISGLNVCGKTGTADHQDTENASPHSWFIGFAPMEDPKIAVAVIVEDGGQGGIQAAKIAAGVIKTSLLK from the coding sequence GTGAATGATATTTCAATTGGAATAAAGAAGGTATTGTTTGTTTTTCTATTATTATTTGTAGTTGTTATATCATATGTTGCTTACTTTGAAATATATGTGGCTCCTAAAATTGTTAATAATACGGATAATAAAAGACTTTGGGCTAAGAGAAATGAAGTTCTGAGAGGAACTATTTACGATAGGAATAAAGTTGCACTTACAAAAAGTTCAAGAGTCAATGCCTTAACTCAAAATAGGGAATATACTGGTGGGGCCGTATTTGCACATGTATTAGGTTACGTTAATCCAAGCTATGGAATAACTGGTCTTGAAGCAAAATATGATCAGTATCTTATGGGTGCTAATGATTTAAGTATTAGTCAGTACTTACAGGAGCTTATAGCCAATAAAGGCTCAATGAAACCAGAAGATAAAAAGGGCGATGATCTTATAACTACCTTGGACAGTAATGTGCAAAAACAGGCTTATAATTTATTGTCAAATAGTGGTAAAAGAGGCGCGGTGGTTGCACTTAATCCTAAAACTGGTGAAATATTAGCTATGGTATCAGCACCCTCCTTTGATCCAAATGATAGCGCATTGACCAAAGAGTGGAAATCAATAAATAGTGATAAAAATAGACCGCTGTTAAATAGAGCTGTATCCGGTCTATATCCACCTGGCTCTACCTTTAAGACAGTTACAGCTATAAGTGCATTGGAAAATATTAATGGTGTTATGAATCAAACCTTTAATGATACTGGTGGACTTAGATTTAATTCAAAGTATGTACTTAGTAATTTTAATGGAGAAGTATTAGGAAATTTAAGCTTCAAAGATGCCTATGTACATTCCAGTAATCAGGTATTTGGAACTATAGGTCTAAATTTAGGTAATAATAAATTAAAAAAGACTGCAGAAGATTTTTATTTCAATAAGGATATACCTAGTGATGGTATTGTTATAGATAAAAGCAGATTTCCTACCTTTGCTTCTAATGAACAGGGAAATATTGCACAAAGTGCTATAGGTCAGAGTCAGGATCTTGCTACTCCAATGCAGATGGCATTGATAGCAAGTACTATAGCAAATAATGGAGTAATGATGAAACCTCATCTTGTTAATTCTGTTATATCCAGCACGGGAAACACTATAATGACCTATAATCCTGAAAGTATAGGAACTATTACTACGCCACAAGTAGCAGCCACTATGAAGGAGTTTATGAGAGGTGTTGTAACAGATGGTACAGGAGTGAATGCAGATATAAGTGGATTAAATGTTTGTGGAAAAACTGGTACAGCAGATCATCAAGATACGGAAAATGCAAGCCCACATTCATGGTTTATTGGCTTTGCACCAATGGAAGATCCTAAGATTGCAGTAGCTGTAATAGTTGAAGATGGAGGTCAGGGCGGTATTCAGGCGGCTAAAATAGCAGCTGGAGTTATAAAGACATCACTTTTAAAATAG
- a CDS encoding FtsW/RodA/SpoVE family cell cycle protein: MDSIKEEKRLLRVTYLFCIVSFLNLFLIKTPFDKSALIIGAVICVLMGYANFIVRKFFPDGDKYVLIFACILSSIGMVMIYRLKPTDAIKQIVFFVIGIVCFILIVVLLPELKKYVKFRYAYLALTLIFIAMPTFIGAADINGSQNWVHFHGFSFQPSEFAKLFLIAYLASAFSKYKNFKQLIEPAFIVMVTLGFCVLQKDLGSALIFFAISVTMLYICTSKFKYIIICFILFAVGAFISYKLFAHVRLRVMIWQNPWPYKSNQSYQVVQSMYSIAWGGLFGTGLGLGYPGFVPINDSDFIFASISEEMGVLMGFAIMILYFLLFYRCMRAALFTEDKFSRLLAVGYSAMIGAQVLVIVGGVTNMIPLTGITLPLVSYGGTSMIITFMALGILQKISEGGDRSE; encoded by the coding sequence ATGGATAGTATAAAAGAAGAAAAAAGATTACTTAGAGTCACATATCTTTTTTGTATAGTAAGTTTTTTAAATTTATTTTTAATAAAAACTCCTTTTGACAAATCAGCGCTAATCATAGGTGCAGTTATATGTGTACTAATGGGTTATGCCAATTTTATAGTAAGAAAGTTTTTCCCGGATGGTGATAAATATGTTCTTATCTTTGCCTGTATACTTTCCAGTATAGGTATGGTGATGATATATAGATTAAAACCTACGGATGCCATAAAGCAAATTGTATTTTTTGTAATAGGTATTGTATGTTTTATTCTAATAGTAGTGCTATTGCCAGAACTAAAAAAATATGTAAAGTTCAGATATGCTTATCTTGCTTTAACTTTGATATTTATAGCTATGCCTACTTTTATAGGAGCAGCTGATATAAATGGGTCACAGAACTGGGTTCATTTTCATGGATTTAGTTTTCAGCCGTCGGAGTTTGCTAAATTATTTTTAATTGCCTATTTAGCATCGGCCTTCAGTAAGTATAAGAACTTTAAGCAGCTTATTGAACCTGCATTTATAGTTATGGTTACACTTGGATTTTGTGTATTGCAAAAGGATCTTGGTTCAGCTTTGATATTTTTTGCTATATCTGTAACTATGTTATACATTTGTACCTCTAAATTTAAGTATATAATAATTTGCTTCATTCTATTTGCTGTAGGAGCTTTTATAAGCTATAAACTATTTGCTCATGTTAGACTTAGAGTTATGATTTGGCAAAACCCTTGGCCGTATAAATCAAATCAAAGTTATCAAGTAGTGCAATCAATGTACTCAATAGCTTGGGGAGGTTTATTTGGAACGGGTTTGGGACTTGGATATCCAGGCTTTGTTCCTATAAATGATTCAGATTTTATATTTGCTTCCATAAGTGAAGAAATGGGTGTACTTATGGGATTTGCCATAATGATTTTATACTTTTTGCTCTTTTACAGATGTATGAGAGCAGCCTTATTTACAGAAGATAAATTTTCAAGGCTTTTAGCTGTAGGATATAGTGCAATGATAGGAGCTCAGGTATTAGTAATAGTGGGAGGCGTTACGAATATGATTCCCCTTACCGGTATTACGCTACCTTTAGTAAGTTATGGAGGAACTTCTATGATTATCACCTTTATGGCACTGGGAATACTGCAAAAGATTTCAGAAGGAGGAGATAGAAGTGAATGA
- a CDS encoding FHA domain-containing protein — protein sequence MLLNNLYIGALLDSSGLSKLSLIFKIIIIAIIYLIIAFALRIMYKDMKNGDKKQAKSKKTFGLEVIDGGMSNMMRKGSVIPINREVTIGRKEDNTVVLSEEYISGHHAKIYLKNNNYILEDLKSTNGTTINGEKVYEKVYIRSGDRIEIGTIVFKVIG from the coding sequence TTGTTACTAAATAATTTATACATAGGAGCGTTATTAGATAGCTCAGGCCTTAGTAAATTAAGTTTAATCTTTAAAATAATCATTATTGCAATAATATACTTAATAATTGCCTTTGCACTTAGGATAATGTATAAGGATATGAAAAATGGTGATAAGAAGCAGGCGAAAAGTAAAAAGACCTTTGGATTAGAAGTTATAGATGGTGGAATGAGTAATATGATGAGAAAGGGTTCAGTAATACCGATAAATAGGGAAGTTACTATTGGAAGGAAAGAGGATAATACAGTTGTTCTTTCTGAAGAGTATATATCGGGACATCATGCTAAAATTTACCTGAAAAATAATAATTACATACTGGAAGATTTGAAAAGTACAAATGGTACAACAATAAATGGTGAAAAGGTATATGAAAAAGTGTATATTCGTTCAGGAGACAGAATAGAGATAGGAACTATTGTATTTAAGGTAATAGGATAG
- the uvrA gene encoding excinuclease ABC subunit UvrA, giving the protein MQDKIVIKGAKVNNLKNVDLTIPRDKFVVFTGLSGSGKSSLAFDTLYAEGQRRYVESLSSYARQFLGQMDKPDVEYIEGLSPAISIDQKTTGRNPRSTVGTVTEIYDYLRLLYSKIGTPHCPKCGKEIKQQTVDQMVDRILEFPEKTKIQILAPIIRGRKGEHAKVFENIKKNGFVRVRVDGEIQEIEGEDIKLEKNKKHYIDAIVDRIVVKEGIEGRLTDSLETALKLAEGMVIVNIVGEEDMLFSENFACTDCGISIGELAPRMFSFNSPFGKCDRCDGLGTLMEIDEDLVIPNREKSIAEGAIAPWGEGRLKEDSWTYSILTALQKKYNFSIDTPIKELDPKIVDIILHGTKGEKLVVYYNKDDQNMQFNHKYEGIVNELRRRYMESGSDYIKGEIENYMSDNPCPKCKGARLKPEVLAVTVGGKNIFEFCSLPIRDELAFINNIELSEKDKIISSQIVKEIQSRLKFLIDVGLDYLNLTRAARTLSGGESQRIRLATQIGSSLVGVLYILDEPSIGLHQRDNDKLIATMKHLRDIGNTLVVVEHDEDTIREADFVVDVGPGAGEHGGEIVAAGTLEDIKKCKKSITGQYLIGDKKIDVPQKRRKHNEDFIKVIGAKENNLKNVKVDFPIGIFTCVTGVSGSGKSTLVNEILFKGLNKKINNSKANPGKHKEIQGIENIDKIIDIDQSPIGRTPRSNPATYTGVFDIIRELFSVTNDAKMRGYKPGRFSFNVKGGRCEACKGDGIIKIEMQFLSDVYVPCEVCKGKRYNRETLEIKYKNKNIDDVLNMTVEEAVKFFENIPRIKNKLETLMDVGMGYVRLGQPSTQLSGGEAQRIKLAYELSKRSTGKTLYILDEPTTGLHIDDVNRLIAILQRLVDAGNTVVVIEHNLDVIKCADYIIDLGPEGGEKGGNILCTGTPEDIVKNNLSYTGQYLKKML; this is encoded by the coding sequence TTGCAGGATAAAATAGTTATTAAAGGTGCTAAGGTAAATAATTTGAAAAATGTAGATCTTACGATACCTAGAGATAAATTTGTTGTGTTTACGGGACTATCAGGATCAGGAAAATCTTCCTTGGCTTTCGATACACTTTATGCAGAAGGACAAAGGAGATATGTGGAATCTCTGTCTTCCTATGCAAGACAGTTTTTAGGGCAAATGGATAAGCCTGACGTGGAATACATTGAGGGACTTTCTCCTGCTATATCCATTGATCAAAAGACTACAGGCAGGAACCCTAGATCTACAGTTGGAACGGTTACAGAAATATATGACTATTTAAGACTCCTTTATTCTAAAATAGGTACACCTCATTGTCCTAAATGTGGTAAGGAAATAAAACAGCAGACTGTTGATCAAATGGTAGATAGGATTTTGGAATTTCCCGAGAAGACAAAAATACAGATATTAGCTCCTATAATAAGAGGAAGAAAAGGGGAGCATGCAAAGGTATTTGAAAATATTAAAAAGAATGGTTTTGTAAGAGTAAGAGTTGATGGAGAGATTCAGGAAATTGAAGGAGAAGACATCAAACTGGAAAAAAATAAAAAACATTACATAGATGCTATAGTAGATAGAATTGTAGTTAAAGAAGGGATAGAGGGAAGACTTACAGATTCGTTGGAAACAGCCTTAAAACTTGCAGAGGGTATGGTTATAGTAAATATAGTGGGTGAAGAGGATATGCTATTTAGTGAGAACTTTGCTTGTACAGATTGTGGAATCAGTATTGGAGAACTTGCTCCTAGAATGTTTTCCTTTAATTCACCCTTTGGAAAATGCGACAGATGTGATGGACTTGGTACTCTTATGGAGATTGATGAAGATTTAGTTATACCAAATAGAGAGAAAAGTATAGCAGAAGGTGCTATAGCTCCCTGGGGAGAGGGAAGATTAAAAGAGGACTCATGGACTTACAGCATTCTCACAGCTCTTCAGAAAAAATATAATTTTAGTATTGATACACCTATAAAAGAGTTGGATCCTAAGATAGTGGACATTATACTTCATGGAACCAAAGGTGAAAAGCTTGTGGTTTATTATAATAAAGATGATCAGAACATGCAATTTAATCATAAATATGAAGGTATTGTAAATGAACTTAGAAGAAGATATATGGAAAGTGGCTCTGATTATATAAAAGGTGAAATAGAAAATTATATGAGTGACAATCCATGTCCAAAATGTAAAGGAGCCAGACTTAAACCAGAAGTATTGGCAGTTACTGTAGGTGGTAAAAATATATTTGAATTTTGTAGTTTGCCCATTAGAGATGAACTTGCTTTTATAAATAATATTGAGTTAAGTGAAAAAGATAAAATAATAAGCAGTCAGATAGTAAAAGAAATACAAAGCAGGTTAAAATTTTTAATTGATGTAGGTTTAGATTATTTAAATCTTACAAGAGCAGCTAGAACACTTTCAGGGGGAGAATCTCAGAGAATTAGGCTTGCAACTCAAATAGGATCAAGTCTTGTGGGGGTTCTATATATACTTGATGAACCCAGTATTGGACTTCATCAAAGGGATAATGATAAGTTAATAGCAACTATGAAGCATTTAAGAGATATAGGAAATACTCTTGTAGTAGTTGAGCATGACGAAGATACTATAAGGGAAGCCGATTTCGTAGTTGATGTAGGACCAGGAGCCGGTGAGCATGGTGGAGAAATAGTTGCAGCTGGCACTTTGGAGGATATTAAAAAATGCAAAAAATCTATAACGGGTCAGTATCTTATTGGAGATAAAAAAATAGATGTGCCACAGAAAAGAAGAAAACACAATGAAGATTTTATTAAAGTGATTGGTGCTAAAGAAAATAATCTGAAAAATGTAAAAGTAGATTTTCCAATAGGAATATTTACCTGTGTAACTGGTGTTTCTGGTTCAGGAAAGAGCACGCTTGTAAATGAAATATTGTTTAAAGGACTTAATAAAAAGATAAATAATAGTAAAGCCAACCCTGGAAAGCACAAGGAAATACAAGGGATAGAAAATATTGATAAAATAATAGATATAGATCAAAGTCCTATTGGAAGAACGCCAAGATCTAATCCAGCTACATATACTGGCGTATTTGATATAATAAGAGAATTGTTTTCTGTGACTAACGATGCCAAAATGAGAGGCTACAAACCTGGAAGATTTAGTTTTAATGTTAAAGGTGGAAGGTGTGAAGCCTGTAAGGGCGATGGAATTATAAAAATAGAAATGCAGTTTCTCTCAGATGTATATGTTCCCTGTGAAGTATGTAAGGGAAAAAGGTATAATAGAGAAACACTAGAGATAAAATATAAGAATAAGAATATAGATGATGTACTTAATATGACTGTAGAAGAAGCTGTAAAATTCTTTGAAAATATACCTAGAATTAAGAATAAATTAGAAACTTTGATGGATGTTGGAATGGGATATGTAAGACTTGGCCAGCCTTCCACACAGCTTTCCGGAGGAGAGGCTCAAAGGATAAAGCTTGCCTATGAACTTTCAAAAAGAAGCACGGGAAAAACTCTTTATATATTAGATGAACCTACCACAGGGCTTCATATAGATGATGTAAATAGACTCATTGCAATACTTCAAAGACTTGTGGATGCTGGAAACACTGTTGTGGTCATAGAACATAATTTAGATGTAATAAAATGTGCAGATTATATTATTGACTTGGGACCAGAGGGTGGAGAAAAAGGTGGGAACATATTGTGCACAGGTACTCCGGAAGACATAGTAAAAAATAATTTATCCTATACAGGACAATATTTAAAAAAAATGCTATAA